TATAATAGGTACTGCTTGCCGGATTCAATAAGATGATATGTCCGCCTTTTATTCCTTCTTTCTGATACAGTTTTGCAAAATACACTGCATCCTGCTCTGCCACATAGTTTTCTGTTGCCTGATCTCCGGCATCCTTTAAACTTCCACCAATGATCTGTTTTACTTTCCCATTGTGGATGTCGATACAGGGACGAAACTCCATAATTTTCCCCCTTTTCTCCCAACCTCTGTTTTTATGACAACTGACCGTACCCTTTATGATCCAGCCTTCAGTCATATATTTAGGTAAAAAATGGGCGACGTATGCCTATCGTCTGACCCCGTCGCCTAAAGTCATCTTAACACACCTTGCAGCATTTGTGAACCATAATTTCTATAAGGTTTTTTTGCACATTTTATTATTATTTCTAATAAATATCCATTTTTTATAAATTCAGGCTTATATCTCATTGACAGAGTATTTTTTTTTTGCTATGATACAGAAACTAATATATCTTTTTCATACAATTCAATAAGAAGAAAGTGAGGAAAATAAAATGGGAACAATTATTGGTGAAGGTATTACTTTTGATGACGTATTATTAGTTCCACAGTATTCAGAAGTTACACCAAACATGATTGATCTGACAACGCATCTTACCAAAAAGGTCGTCTTAAATATTCCTATGATGAGTGCTGCCATGGATACCGTTACAGAACACAGAATGGCCATTGCAATGGCAAGACAGGGCGGTATCGGTATCATCCATAAAAACATGTCAATCCAGGCACAGGCAGACGAGGTAGATAAAGTAAAGCGTTCTGAGAATGGCGTTATCACAGATCCATTTTACCTTTCCCCGGATCATACATTACAGGATGCCGAAGATCTGATGCGCAAATTCCGTATCTCCGGTGTGCCGATCTGCGAGGGTGGCAAATTAGTCGGTATCATCACAAACCGTGATTTAAAATTCGAGACAGATTTTACCAAAAAGATCAGTGAAAGCATGACTTCCGAGAATCTGATCACAGCTCCTGAGGGCATCACCTTAGAGGAAGCAAAAAAGATCCTTGCCAAAGCAAGAAAAGAAAAACTTCCGATCGTAGATAAAGATTTCCACTTAAAAGGACTCATCACGATCAAGGATATTGAAAAACAGATCAAATATCCGCTCTCTGCCAAAGACGAGTTAGGTCGTCTGCTCTGCGGTGCCGGTGTCGGTATCACAGGAAATATGATGGAACGTGTAGAAGCTTTAGTAAAAGCGCACGTGGATGTGATCGTTGTCGATTCCGCACACGGACATTCCAAAAATATCTTAGAGGCAGTAAAAAAGATCAAAGCTACCTATCCGGATCTTCAGGTTATCGCAGGAAACGTTGCTACCGGTGATGCAACACGCGATCTGATCAAAGCAGGCGCTGACGCTGTCAAAGTTGGTATCGGACCTGGTTCTATCTGTACCACCCGTATCGTTGCAGGTATCGGTGTTCCTCAGGTTTCCGCTATTATGGACTGCTACAATGCAGCCAAAGAATTTGGTGTTCCGATCATTGCTGACGGCGGTATCAAATATTCCGGAGATATGACAAAAGCTCTCGCCGCAGGTGCTAACGTATGTATGATGGGTAGTATGTTTGCAGGATGTGACGAAGCTCCTGGTACATTCGAACTGTATCAGGGAAGAAAATACAAAGTATACCGTGGCATGGGATCACTTGCAGCCATGGAAAATGGCAGCAAAGACCGTTACTTCCAGGAAGGTGCAAAAAAGCTTGTTCCGGAAGGCGTGGAAGGACGTGTTGCTTATAAAGGATCTGTAGAAGACACTGTATTCCAGTTAGTCGGTGGTATCCGTTCCGGTATGGGTTACTGTGGCTGCCCAACCATCGAAGACTTAAAAGAAAAGAGTAAATTTGTTAAAATTTCCGCAGCTGCTCTCCGTGAAAGCCATCCGCATGACATTCACATCACGAAAGAAGCTCCGAATTACAGTATTGACGAATAATCCTCTTTCCGATATAATATATGGTAACTTTCAATCATTCCGGCGCTATTTATGCTATAGTGCCGGAAAATTTTATATTTTGATGAGGTGAATTTTCGTGGACGCAAGTGCCATATCACAGATTATTTTTCTAATTATTTTATTGATTCTCTCTGCTTTTTTTTCATCCGCAGAGACAGCTCTTACGACCGTAAATAAAATCCGGATGCGTACACTCGCAGATGACGGAAACAGACGCGCCGAACGGGTACTTCGTATTACAGACGACTCCCACAAGATGCTCAGTGCGATCTTAATCGGCAACAATATCGTCAATCTCTCTGCCTCTTCACTGGCAACCACGCTTGCAATCAAGCTCTGGGGCAGCGTCGGCGCAGGTATTGCAACCGGTATCCTTACATTTCTGATCCTTGTATTTGGTGAGATTTCCCCAAAAACTTTTGCAACACTTTACGCAGATCAGATTTCAATCGCTTATTCCGGTATCATTGATTTTCTTATGAAAATACTGACTCCGGTCATTTTCCTTGTAAACTGGTTTTCCATGGGCTTTTTATTTCTGCTGCATATAGATCCAAAGGCAAACAACAATCAGATGACAGAGGAAGAACTCCGTACCATCGTGGATGTCAGCAAAGAAAACGGTGTCATCGAATCCGAAGAGCATGAAATGATCAATAACCTGTTTGATTTTGGTGATGCACAGGCAAAAGAGGTCATGGTTCCAAGACCTGATATGACTTTTGCAAATGTAAATAATACTTACGACGAACTGATCGATATTTTTCAGGAAGACAAATTTACCAGACTTCCTGTCTATGAGGATACGACCGATAACGTCATCGGTATCCTGAACATGAAAGATCTTCTCCTCTGCAAGGACAAGGAGCATTTTTCCGTGCGGGATATCATGCGTGAACCTTATTTTACTTTTGAGCATAAAAATACCGCAGAATTATTTATGGAAATGCGTAAATCCTCCATCTCCCTTGCCATCGTCCTTGACGAGTACGGTGCAACTGCCGGTCTTATCACGCTTGAGGACCTCTTAGAGGAGATTGTGGGTGAGATCCGTGATGAATACGACACCGATGAGGAAGATCCGATCCTGCCGCTTAACGACCGTGAATTTATCGTTTCCGGTTCCACAAACCTGCAGGATCTCTGCGATGAGCTAGATCTTAATTTCAGTTCCGAAGATTACGATACGATCGGTGGATATCTGCTCGGTCTCTTAGATCATCTGCCGGAAAAAAATGAGATCATCATCACAGATGACAATGTGCTTCTCCGCGTCGAACAGATGGATAAAAACCGGATCGAGAAAGTCTACATAAAAAAACCGGATTTTCCACCGGATGAGACGGAAAAACAATAATTTCTTACCATAAAAAAACCGGTCTTTTCTTATCAGATTTAACTGATTTGAAAGACCGGTTTTTTCATTCATAGGAAATTATGTTCTATAATCTTATTCAATATCGCACAGATCACTTCCTGCCTCCGAACGGAACCGGAATGTATCTTCTACTCCATGATAAGAAATAGAAAAACTTCCCTCCATATCCAGATATGACTGTGCAGCCGCAATCGCATCTAAAAACTCTGCGATGTTTTCCAGAAAACCTTCTGCACATTCCGGCGAGCTGCACTCTTCTTCCTCAATCTTTTCATCAATATACAGGCGAAGTGTAAAATCATCCATATCGCTCTCATTGTCCACTTCCGCTTTCTGTAAATAGGAATTGGTGCAATTCTTAAACAGATTTCTTACATAGGATGCCGTAGAAGAAATTCGTGACTGCGAAATATCCTCCGCCTCTAAATATATCTTGTAACTGATTTTTAAACTATTGTCTGCCATTTTTTCTTTCTCCCGTTTTTTATTTATACTTATATCGCATTTTGTAAAATGGATCGGTATATCCTTTGCTATTTCTTTGTGGTGACTGCTTTTACCTTAGACCAGCCCGAATAGATCTTTTTTGATTTTCCATTCACTTTTACAGTCTTATAGGTGCGGATGCGTATGTAATATTTCTTTTTTGCTTTTAATTTTGAAACGTCCAGTTTTACCTTTTTGGTATTATTGACGTTCTTTGTCACAACCGATTTTTTGAATTTCGCATCCACTGCATACTGGATCTGGTAACCGCTTGTCTGTTTTGCCTGCTTCTTCCATGACACAGTAAATGCCTTTTTCTTTGCTTTCACCCCGGAAATCACAGTGCCTTTAGGAACGATCTGGAATGTCTTTTGATATTTTCCACTATACTTCCCTTTCATCACAATGGTGACGGTATAAATACCGGCATTTTTTCGTCCAGACGGTTTCTTTACCTTATAATCCGTTCCTTCTTTTAATTTCTTGCCAGCAGTATTTGTCACTTTTATAGTCGGCATATGTGCCTTTCCATCATAAGCATATGTGGTTTTTGAAAGCTGGATTTTCTTTACGTCCAAATAAGTGCCCACCGTTTCCGTCTTTCCACAGACACTGCACTTACGTTTTATTTTTCCACTTTCTTTGTACTCGTTCCATTGATGCCCGGTTGCGGGGATCACATTCTGTGCCGTCAGCACTTTTCCACAAACACTACAGTGATTTCCCTCTGTCAGTCCGGTTGTCTCACAAGCTGCCTCCACTGCAGCATCCGTAACCGGTACATGTCCTGCAGCCGGGATGACAGTCTGTTCTGTCAGTACTTTTTCACAGACACTGCAATGACTTCCTTCTGTCAGTCCGGTTGTCTCACAAGCTGCCGCTACCGCGTCATCTGTAACCGGTGTATGTCCTGTGGCTGGGATGACAGTCTGCTCAACCAGTACTTTTCCGCAGACACGGCAATGGCTTCCTTCCGTAATACCGGCGGTTTCACAAGCAGCTGCCACCTCAGGATCTATCTCAACTGTATGTCCTGTGGCTAGGATTTCTTCCATATAACCATTTCCGCAGATCGTACAGGTATACTCTCTTGTTCCGGCTTTTTCACAGGCTGCATCTGCAAGTATACTTGCATTGTAATTATGCAGACATTTTGTGACCACAGCACTGTTGTGTTTGCCATCTTCCATGGCAGCTGCTTTTATCACCGGATATTCGGAGCTGTTCCATAAAAAATCCGATTGATATAACATCCGCGTACCGGATGTCACCGGATTACTTTTATCTGTGGTATAATAGATTTCTGCCTCCTTATTATAACAGGACATTCCTATCTTTGATCCACTTGCATTTTCGTTCACAGATATCCATGGGCTGCCAACACTATCCATTTCTGTTGCAGGCAGATATCCTTCCCAATAGCTTTCCTCCGCATGATGTTTTTTAGAATAACTGCTGGATGTGTCATAATAATCATCATTCCGCAGAAAATAGATATATCCAACGTTATCGCTTCCGTTATCATCCCAGGTACAGTCGACATTATACCAGTTATTTTCCAACTTTATCTTATTCCACTCATGATCAAAACTAGTCACTGCCACGGTATCAATACCGGTTCCATTGCACATCATCTCAAATGTCTGGGCATATCCTGCACATACCGTCTTATTCGTACATAAAACACTGTATACGGACTGTGAATATTCTGTATTTTCTGTTGCAAAATCGCTATTTACAAGATCATGATTATATTCAACCTTTTGAATGATCAGATCATGTATGGTTTGTACTTTTTCGTCCTCTGTGCTGCATTCATCAATCTGTTTCTGCCAGGTGTCAACCTGCGCTTTTACTTTTTCAGTTTCCTCCATCCGGTCTGCACCCTTGCCAAACGCAGGATAAATACCAAATATCATAGAAACTTTTTTGTTTGAGTATGTAATTGTATAAATCGTCGCATTTAAAAAATAATATTGTGGTTTTGAATACCGAAACATCCGCAATACCTTTTTTTGCTTTTCCTTTTCAAGAGTGCTTCCCGATATCGCCTTCATCCGGTACGTTCCCGTATTCGTTGTCACTGCATCCGTTTCTGTCGTCAGATATTT
The Roseburia rectibacter DNA segment above includes these coding regions:
- a CDS encoding HlyC/CorC family transporter, with translation MDASAISQIIFLIILLILSAFFSSAETALTTVNKIRMRTLADDGNRRAERVLRITDDSHKMLSAILIGNNIVNLSASSLATTLAIKLWGSVGAGIATGILTFLILVFGEISPKTFATLYADQISIAYSGIIDFLMKILTPVIFLVNWFSMGFLFLLHIDPKANNNQMTEEELRTIVDVSKENGVIESEEHEMINNLFDFGDAQAKEVMVPRPDMTFANVNNTYDELIDIFQEDKFTRLPVYEDTTDNVIGILNMKDLLLCKDKEHFSVRDIMREPYFTFEHKNTAELFMEMRKSSISLAIVLDEYGATAGLITLEDLLEEIVGEIRDEYDTDEEDPILPLNDREFIVSGSTNLQDLCDELDLNFSSEDYDTIGGYLLGLLDHLPEKNEIIITDDNVLLRVEQMDKNRIEKVYIKKPDFPPDETEKQ
- the guaB gene encoding IMP dehydrogenase yields the protein MGTIIGEGITFDDVLLVPQYSEVTPNMIDLTTHLTKKVVLNIPMMSAAMDTVTEHRMAIAMARQGGIGIIHKNMSIQAQADEVDKVKRSENGVITDPFYLSPDHTLQDAEDLMRKFRISGVPICEGGKLVGIITNRDLKFETDFTKKISESMTSENLITAPEGITLEEAKKILAKARKEKLPIVDKDFHLKGLITIKDIEKQIKYPLSAKDELGRLLCGAGVGITGNMMERVEALVKAHVDVIVVDSAHGHSKNILEAVKKIKATYPDLQVIAGNVATGDATRDLIKAGADAVKVGIGPGSICTTRIVAGIGVPQVSAIMDCYNAAKEFGVPIIADGGIKYSGDMTKALAAGANVCMMGSMFAGCDEAPGTFELYQGRKYKVYRGMGSLAAMENGSKDRYFQEGAKKLVPEGVEGRVAYKGSVEDTVFQLVGGIRSGMGYCGCPTIEDLKEKSKFVKISAAALRESHPHDIHITKEAPNYSIDE
- a CDS encoding FN3 associated domain-containing protein; its protein translation is MKRTKFKTGILAVVFCSLTFLFSGDGNSIYADEILTDTELPVGRFSFEEKTEEADDEDYESVEEDDVAEQSLLRMTGISADDWEKYGSDYFYEQLSDEEKKYWDDLDAICEKYLTTETDAVTTNTGTYRMKAISGSTLEKEKQKKVLRMFRYSKPQYYFLNATIYTITYSNKKVSMIFGIYPAFGKGADRMEETEKVKAQVDTWQKQIDECSTEDEKVQTIHDLIIQKVEYNHDLVNSDFATENTEYSQSVYSVLCTNKTVCAGYAQTFEMMCNGTGIDTVAVTSFDHEWNKIKLENNWYNVDCTWDDNGSDNVGYIYFLRNDDYYDTSSSYSKKHHAEESYWEGYLPATEMDSVGSPWISVNENASGSKIGMSCYNKEAEIYYTTDKSNPVTSGTRMLYQSDFLWNSSEYPVIKAAAMEDGKHNSAVVTKCLHNYNASILADAACEKAGTREYTCTICGNGYMEEILATGHTVEIDPEVAAACETAGITEGSHCRVCGKVLVEQTVIPATGHTPVTDDAVAAACETTGLTEGSHCSVCEKVLTEQTVIPAAGHVPVTDAAVEAACETTGLTEGNHCSVCGKVLTAQNVIPATGHQWNEYKESGKIKRKCSVCGKTETVGTYLDVKKIQLSKTTYAYDGKAHMPTIKVTNTAGKKLKEGTDYKVKKPSGRKNAGIYTVTIVMKGKYSGKYQKTFQIVPKGTVISGVKAKKKAFTVSWKKQAKQTSGYQIQYAVDAKFKKSVVTKNVNNTKKVKLDVSKLKAKKKYYIRIRTYKTVKVNGKSKKIYSGWSKVKAVTTKK